The Sphingobacteriaceae bacterium genome has a segment encoding these proteins:
- a CDS encoding flippase-like domain-containing protein, with protein MSGKKIISIVIKAFIGIAGVFIIYWKLKDDLTPDNITYLLQAISSQTGLLCLLGCLLLIPINWGIESFKWKLITAQIEKISFKNAQKSVYSGICIGNLAPGRATEFLAKIIFFKPENRTAVSVLHFVNGMFQLSLTYLIGFIGLAIQLNALAHDQVWIAYLSFGIAILVMLVFIISLFKISRIINYAVKKISATKNIEPVNFQFNFSLLFQLFSYSLLRYIVFSVQFILLLYLFAGNFNSNIIIGIVIYFLITTSIPMISFLEGAIRAAVALLVFKNCGISDTAAALASISVWLTNIIIPSIFGYIFLLQQEFDFKLNKRNK; from the coding sequence ATGTCGGGTAAAAAAATAATATCAATAGTTATAAAAGCTTTTATTGGCATTGCCGGTGTGTTTATTATTTACTGGAAATTAAAAGACGATTTAACCCCGGATAATATAACTTATTTGCTGCAAGCGATTTCATCCCAAACCGGATTGCTTTGTCTATTAGGCTGTCTTTTACTTATTCCGATTAATTGGGGAATTGAATCTTTCAAATGGAAATTAATAACTGCACAAATTGAAAAAATCAGTTTTAAAAATGCGCAAAAATCGGTGTATAGCGGAATTTGTATAGGTAATTTAGCGCCTGGAAGAGCAACCGAATTTTTAGCCAAAATAATATTTTTTAAACCTGAAAACCGAACGGCCGTTTCAGTGCTTCATTTTGTAAACGGCATGTTTCAATTATCCCTAACTTATTTAATCGGATTTATTGGTTTAGCCATACAGCTAAATGCATTGGCGCATGATCAGGTCTGGATTGCTTACTTGTCATTTGGTATTGCTATTTTGGTTATGCTGGTATTTATAATCAGCCTCTTTAAAATTTCGCGCATTATTAATTATGCCGTTAAAAAAATAAGCGCTACAAAAAACATTGAACCGGTGAATTTCCAATTCAATTTTTCATTGCTGTTTCAATTATTTTCTTATTCACTGTTACGCTACATTGTATTTTCGGTTCAGTTTATTTTGCTCTTATACCTTTTCGCAGGAAATTTTAATTCAAATATTATTATAGGAATTGTAATTTATTTTCTCATTACCACCAGTATACCCATGATTAGTTTTTTAGAAGGTGCCATACGAGCCGCAGTTGCATTATTGGTTTTTAAAAATTGTGGGATTAGCGATACGGCTGCCGCATTGGCTTCTATTTCTGTTTGGCTAACCAATATTATTATTCCAAGTATATTTGGCTATATTTTTCTTTTACAACAGGAGTTCGATTTTAAATTAAATAAACGAAACAAATGA
- the ruvC gene encoding crossover junction endodeoxyribonuclease RuvC, whose translation MRNSERIILGIDPGTIVMGYAIIATSGAKVKLEKMGVIKLDKFAEHADRLKKIFDAIIEIIEEYNPDELAIEAPFFGKNVQSMLKLGRAQGVAIAAALSRQIPMTEYSPKKIKMSITGNGNASKEQVAAMLKQTLIIEETKYPLDATDALGAALCHFYQNRGLASGEKKAKGWKAFINENPGRKL comes from the coding sequence ATGCGAAACAGCGAGAGAATAATTTTAGGAATAGATCCTGGGACGATTGTAATGGGATATGCTATAATTGCTACCTCGGGGGCCAAGGTGAAGTTGGAAAAAATGGGAGTGATTAAACTGGATAAGTTCGCAGAGCATGCCGATCGTTTGAAAAAAATTTTCGATGCTATTATTGAAATAATTGAAGAATATAATCCGGATGAATTAGCCATTGAAGCCCCTTTTTTCGGGAAAAATGTACAGAGTATGCTAAAATTAGGACGAGCGCAGGGTGTTGCTATTGCTGCAGCGTTAAGCAGACAAATTCCGATGACAGAGTATTCTCCAAAAAAAATTAAAATGAGCATAACAGGAAATGGTAACGCCAGTAAAGAGCAGGTTGCAGCCATGCTTAAACAAACGCTTATTATTGAAGAGACTAAATATCCGTTGGATGCAACAGATGCGCTTGGCGCGGCTTTGTGTCACTTTTATCAAAACCGAGGATTGGCGTCCGGTGAAAAAAAAGCAAAAGGATGGAAAGCTTTTATTAATGAAAATCCGGGTAGAAAATTGTAA
- the paaC gene encoding phenylacetate-CoA oxygenase subunit PaaC → MNKQEALFKYVLRLGDNSVVLAQRLCEWTGVGPFLEEDLALTNISLDIFGQGRNLLEYAGRIEGKGRTEDTLAFHRNDREYFNFLICEQSNGDYAKTIMRQALIDCFDFLYYSELLKSSDETIRAIAEKSIKEITYHKRHSFSWVKRFGGGTDESKERAQNALNELWRFTGEFFEKDEVDELMIKERIAPDVNKLKDQWEKEINNLLSEAGLKIPTEVFMQMGGRKGIHTEQLGYLLNEMQSLPRMYPEAKW, encoded by the coding sequence ATGAACAAACAAGAGGCTTTATTTAAATACGTATTGCGACTGGGAGATAATAGCGTAGTACTTGCACAAAGACTTTGCGAGTGGACCGGCGTTGGACCTTTTTTAGAAGAAGATTTGGCATTAACCAATATTTCATTGGATATTTTTGGTCAAGGACGGAATTTACTGGAATATGCCGGACGCATAGAAGGAAAGGGAAGAACAGAAGATACTTTAGCTTTTCACAGAAATGACCGCGAATATTTTAATTTTTTAATTTGCGAACAAAGTAATGGCGATTACGCTAAAACAATAATGCGTCAGGCCCTTATCGATTGCTTTGATTTTTTATACTACTCAGAACTTTTAAAAAGTAGCGACGAAACGATTCGGGCTATTGCTGAAAAATCAATAAAAGAAATTACTTATCATAAAAGACATAGCTTTAGTTGGGTGAAACGATTTGGCGGAGGAACCGATGAAAGTAAAGAAAGAGCGCAAAATGCATTAAATGAACTTTGGCGATTTACAGGTGAGTTTTTTGAAAAAGACGAAGTGGATGAACTGATGATTAAAGAAAGAATAGCTCCCGATGTAAATAAATTAAAAGATCAGTGGGAGAAAGAAATAAACAACTTATTAAGCGAAGCCGGATTGAAAATTCCCACAGAAGTTTTTATGCAAATGGGAGGCAGAAAAGGAATTCATACTGAGCAACTTGGTTATTTATTAAATGAAATGCAATCTTTGCCTCGAATGTATCCTGAGGCTAAATGGTAA
- a CDS encoding SBBP repeat-containing protein: MKNILFIAIFVHLSFCLSAFNNSGNKGFIENKGQMVDQHYNFNNEVLFSFYTNKYIVHLNQKGFSYEIRSIQNVPEIDPKNKRTLDPVAFEKTSILSNRIDVEFINPLPPNIQPANKLSAQYNYIVNGREIYNVFSYQKVTYTNIFNNIDIEFLADQNAFKYNIILNPGANINDIQFLINGADKIELQNNQLQLSCKLGSITENIPKSFYSDEVEKSIPIQFQLQKNKLTFTGEYSKNKKLIIDPSSNLIWGTFIGGTQLEYCSAMSVDASDNLYITGHSFSTNNIATLGAFQTTLAGSCDTYLSKFNSNGNLIWSTYMGSVNYETSFAIYVDPAGNAYITGNTASTVNVTSPGAHQTVYGGGIDDATLAKFNTNGQRLWCTYYGGNGHDIGYCLSTDSNGNILLGGHTESTNTGNCIATPGVYNNVFTFSSDGFAAKFTTGGVRIWGTFYGESGFDEVWGIGCDAGDNIYITGFTNSLNNIATFPSHQPFFAGGIDDGFLAKLSPNATTLIWGTYFGGSGDDRGDVLEINQDGNIIIAGKTTSSNSYTTPGCYQPAMGSSDDCYLASFDSNGNVNWSTYFGGDQSDYIYDILLDSDDNILFCGQTLSTNSISVADAYQPAIGQINTYDAFFVKYKPNGHKIIGSYFGNSGEDYGRGLAIDNTGKLYLCGESTSTLGLTTLGAYQPNNGGSQDGFLAKFCLSPKPSIIPATTKTLCLNDTWTLTGSPGYNSYFWNIGSTSNSIVLNALPQGDHYYTVLVTDQFGCTGVSDSVKVIVLNCITNIEEELNASRLKIYPNPVNNHLQIDNLQLNRDEKNELQIYSSTGQLILQKLILSSSEIVNTSELHPGYYTLEIKTGDKTSVFKFLKNN, from the coding sequence ATGAAGAATATCCTTTTCATAGCCATTTTCGTCCATTTATCCTTTTGTTTGTCCGCTTTTAACAATAGCGGCAATAAAGGCTTTATTGAAAACAAGGGCCAAATGGTGGATCAGCATTATAACTTTAACAACGAAGTTTTGTTTTCATTTTATACCAATAAATATATTGTGCATTTAAATCAAAAAGGATTTTCTTATGAAATTCGTTCCATTCAAAATGTTCCGGAGATAGATCCAAAAAACAAAAGAACACTTGATCCGGTTGCATTTGAAAAAACAAGCATATTGAGTAACAGAATTGATGTTGAATTTATCAATCCCTTACCGCCAAACATTCAACCGGCCAATAAATTAAGTGCTCAATACAATTACATTGTAAATGGCAGGGAAATCTACAATGTTTTTTCTTATCAAAAAGTCACTTATACAAACATTTTTAATAATATAGACATTGAGTTTTTAGCTGATCAGAACGCTTTTAAATATAATATCATTTTAAATCCCGGTGCAAACATCAATGATATTCAGTTTTTAATTAATGGGGCTGATAAAATTGAATTACAGAATAATCAATTGCAGTTGAGTTGCAAACTCGGCAGTATAACAGAAAATATTCCAAAAAGTTTTTATAGCGACGAGGTAGAAAAAAGTATTCCTATACAATTTCAATTACAAAAAAACAAACTTACTTTTACCGGAGAGTACTCAAAAAATAAAAAATTAATTATTGACCCCAGTTCAAATTTAATTTGGGGCACTTTTATTGGAGGCACACAACTTGAATATTGTTCCGCCATGTCTGTTGATGCCTCAGACAATTTATATATTACCGGACATAGTTTTAGTACAAATAATATCGCCACTTTGGGCGCTTTTCAAACTACTTTAGCAGGAAGTTGTGATACTTACTTATCTAAATTTAATAGCAACGGAAATTTAATTTGGAGTACGTACATGGGTAGTGTAAACTATGAGACTTCATTTGCTATTTATGTTGATCCTGCCGGCAACGCTTATATTACGGGTAACACAGCCAGCACCGTTAATGTTACGAGCCCGGGCGCTCATCAAACAGTTTATGGTGGAGGAATTGATGATGCAACCTTGGCAAAGTTTAACACTAACGGTCAGCGTTTATGGTGCACTTATTACGGAGGCAATGGACATGATATTGGCTATTGTTTAAGCACAGATTCTAACGGCAACATCCTTTTGGGTGGCCATACGGAAAGTACTAATACCGGAAATTGCATTGCTACGCCGGGCGTTTATAATAATGTATTTACATTTTCAAGTGATGGTTTTGCGGCTAAGTTTACTACCGGCGGGGTAAGAATTTGGGGTACTTTTTATGGAGAAAGCGGATTTGACGAAGTTTGGGGCATAGGCTGTGATGCGGGAGATAATATATACATTACAGGATTTACCAATAGCTTAAATAATATCGCAACCTTCCCTTCTCATCAACCTTTTTTTGCTGGTGGTATTGACGATGGCTTTTTGGCAAAACTGAGTCCGAATGCTACAACATTAATTTGGGGTACCTACTTTGGCGGAAGCGGAGATGATCGCGGAGATGTTTTGGAAATTAATCAAGATGGTAATATTATAATTGCCGGTAAAACCACAAGCTCAAATTCTTATACCACCCCGGGTTGTTATCAGCCCGCCATGGGAAGTTCTGATGACTGTTATTTAGCCAGTTTTGATTCTAATGGAAATGTAAACTGGTCTACCTACTTTGGAGGAGATCAGTCGGATTATATCTACGATATCTTATTAGATTCTGATGATAATATTCTATTTTGTGGTCAAACGCTTAGTACAAATTCCATTAGTGTGGCCGATGCATATCAACCGGCCATTGGACAAATAAATACGTATGATGCATTTTTTGTTAAATATAAACCTAACGGTCATAAAATTATTGGTTCATATTTTGGAAACTCCGGCGAAGATTACGGCAGAGGTTTGGCCATTGATAATACAGGCAAATTGTATTTATGCGGAGAATCTACTAGTACGCTTGGTTTAACTACACTTGGCGCTTATCAACCAAATAATGGCGGATCGCAAGATGGATTTTTAGCTAAGTTTTGTCTCTCACCAAAGCCCAGCATTATTCCCGCAACTACTAAAACGCTTTGCTTAAATGACACGTGGACTTTAACCGGTTCACCGGGTTATAACAGTTATTTTTGGAATATTGGCTCCACCTCAAATTCTATTGTATTAAATGCTTTACCGCAGGGAGATCATTATTATACGGTTTTAGTTACTGATCAATTTGGCTGCACCGGCGTTTCTGACTCGGTTAAAGTAATCGTGCTAAATTGCATAACAAATATTGAGGAAGAATTAAACGCCTCGCGACTAAAAATTTATCCAAATCCGGTAAATAACCATTTACAAATAGATAATTTGCAATTAAATCGTGATGAAAAAAACGAATTGCAAATTTATTCTTCCACAGGCCAATTAATATTACAAAAACTGATTTTAAGCAGTTCGGAAATTGTGAATACTTCCGAACTTCATCCGGGTTATTATACCCTTGAAATAAAAACAGGGGATAAAACAAGTGTTTTTAAATTTTTAAAAAATAATTAA